In the genome of Desulfuromonas sp. DDH964, one region contains:
- a CDS encoding integration host factor subunit beta has product MTKSELIEQLSVNAAALNRKEAEMVVNTIFDSIGNALVGGDRVEIRGFGSFTIRERDAREARNPKSGEVVRIPSKKTPFFKTGKELRARVNVGEA; this is encoded by the coding sequence ATGACCAAAAGTGAATTGATCGAACAACTTTCCGTCAATGCTGCGGCCTTGAACCGGAAAGAAGCGGAGATGGTCGTCAATACCATTTTCGACAGCATCGGCAACGCGCTGGTAGGGGGGGATCGCGTCGAAATTCGCGGCTTCGGTTCTTTTACCATACGCGAACGGGATGCCCGTGAAGCGCGGAACCCGAAGAGCGGCGAGGTGGTGAGGATCCCTTCCAAAAAGACGCCCTTTTTCAAGACCGGGAAGGAGTTGCGCGCCCGGGTCAACGTCGGCGAAGCCTGA
- a CDS encoding HAD family hydrolase, giving the protein MKPVRGIIYDCDGVLFESRAANLAYYNSVLKSFDAAPVSAADRELARICHTAASPEVFSALLGADRVTSAMVVAQGLDYRQFIPHMSPEPGLVEALATLSTFLPLAVATNRGNSMSEILSHFSLGQFFQVVITSRDVPRPKPAPDMLHLAARRLGLATEELLFVGDSELDRQAAAAAGIRFVGYKPDGENEGEGVRINAHRELVELLQSEGVLPGA; this is encoded by the coding sequence ATGAAACCGGTACGGGGGATTATCTACGACTGCGACGGGGTTCTTTTCGAAAGTCGCGCTGCCAACCTCGCTTATTACAACAGCGTGCTGAAAAGTTTTGACGCAGCGCCGGTCTCGGCCGCGGACCGGGAACTCGCCCGGATCTGCCATACCGCCGCCAGTCCCGAGGTCTTCAGCGCCCTGCTCGGAGCGGACCGGGTCACATCGGCAATGGTAGTGGCGCAGGGACTCGACTACCGGCAATTCATTCCCCACATGTCCCCCGAACCGGGCCTGGTCGAGGCTCTTGCTACGCTTTCCACCTTTTTGCCTCTCGCTGTGGCGACCAACCGCGGCAACAGCATGAGCGAGATCCTTTCCCATTTTTCCCTGGGCCAGTTCTTCCAGGTGGTGATCACCAGCCGGGATGTGCCGCGGCCAAAACCGGCGCCCGATATGCTGCACCTCGCCGCCCGGCGTCTCGGGCTGGCAACGGAGGAGCTTCTCTTTGTCGGTGACTCCGAACTCGACCGCCAGGCGGCAGCGGCGGCGGGAATCCGTTTTGTCGGCTACAAACCGGATGGGGAAAATGAAGGGGAAGGGGTGCGTATCAATGCCCATCGGGAGCTGGTGGAGCTGCTGCAGTCGGAGGGGGTATTGCCTGGCGCTTGA
- a CDS encoding SpoIIE family protein phosphatase encodes MIPVWLLAITSLLYFGLLFGVAYYADQRRAAGRSLISNAHTYSLSLAVYATSWTFYGSVGRAATSGLDFLPVYLGPTLIAFSWWFLLRKMVRVSKEQNLVSIADFISSRYGKSATLGAVVTVFAVLGIMPYIALQLKAVAHTFDLLSNPLAGPGKSLHQLPNLGFRFDTALVVALILALFGVLFGARNLDASERHEGLVAAIALESLVKIVAFVGVGIFVTFVMFDGFGDIFTDFMSRFPDRQDLLLINSGDNSYAHWVSLTFISMMAVMFLPRQFHIMVIENSDEEHIKSAMWRFPAYMFLMNLFVIPIALAGLLMYNGDTQGADYFVLTLPLQFGQPWLALLVFIGGFSASAGMVMVSSVALATMVLNHLVMPLIIRMKIEAADISGLLIIIKRLAIIAVIFLGYLYYWLLGESYALVNIGLISFMAATQFAPGLIGGLYWRHATRGGALTGLILGFILWFYTLLVPSFVRSGWLDHSILDQGLFGISFLRPLELFGLTGFDIWTHALFWTLLFNVGAFLAISLLSATSRAEAEQAIKFVDVFVPQRAPLQRERISKAPSVMEFVELMTKFIGEKQAHTAISQYLGNREIDERGSLSEYELPNLKRFTERTLAGSVGAAPARIIIENYLATRGSRMEDVFDIFGSVTLSRTSSREQLGVLYESARLVASGANLQSILDDILQLLQQQFKFDLGVIRILDDDRNTLVVQSQVGMSSEHLGESERDLNMETYIGATYLTNSTTVVNDTDFMDKAFSAVIIHREGIKSFAHTPIVIEGQPIGVLSAFSRTSKGMLTEEFIALFENLAGLIGVAWRNARQTAGLIAAREQERELQIAKNIQVSLLPDHTPDFPGIKLAGICVPASQVGGDYYDFLPRTDGRIDLVIADVSGHNVGAALIMAETRTFIHARTTDFGEVHRVMEELNEFFYADLTRAELFITMFYCSFHPETHRLTYASAGHNRPLLWRSSRGACDRLDAEGMIFGIKRQIVFEEEATDLAPGDILFLYTDGVTEAMHPDSGELFGEERLCELLAGLKDLPPEGIIEEVLRQVRTFTGLHSFQDDVSLIVMKVE; translated from the coding sequence ATGATCCCGGTCTGGCTGCTTGCCATTACCTCGCTCCTCTATTTCGGTCTCCTCTTCGGGGTCGCCTACTATGCCGACCAGCGCCGGGCTGCCGGCCGCAGCCTGATCTCCAATGCCCACACCTACAGCCTCTCACTGGCCGTTTATGCAACTTCCTGGACCTTCTACGGCAGTGTCGGCCGCGCCGCGACCAGCGGCCTCGACTTCCTCCCGGTCTATCTCGGTCCGACCCTGATTGCCTTCTCCTGGTGGTTTTTGCTGCGCAAGATGGTTCGGGTCAGCAAGGAACAGAACCTCGTCAGCATCGCCGACTTCATCTCCAGCCGTTACGGGAAATCGGCCACCCTGGGCGCCGTGGTGACAGTCTTCGCCGTCCTTGGCATCATGCCCTACATCGCCCTGCAGCTGAAGGCGGTGGCCCATACCTTCGACCTTTTGTCCAATCCTCTCGCCGGTCCCGGGAAGTCACTGCACCAGCTGCCGAACCTCGGTTTCCGCTTCGATACGGCCCTGGTCGTTGCCCTGATCCTGGCCCTTTTCGGCGTCCTCTTCGGCGCCCGCAATCTCGACGCTTCCGAGCGGCACGAGGGGCTGGTCGCGGCAATTGCCCTCGAATCGCTGGTCAAGATCGTCGCCTTCGTCGGCGTCGGCATTTTTGTTACCTTCGTCATGTTTGACGGTTTCGGTGACATTTTCACCGACTTTATGAGCCGTTTTCCGGACCGCCAGGACCTGCTCCTGATCAACAGCGGCGACAACAGCTACGCTCACTGGGTTTCCCTGACCTTCATCTCGATGATGGCGGTGATGTTCCTCCCCCGCCAGTTTCACATCATGGTCATTGAAAACTCCGATGAGGAGCATATCAAGAGTGCCATGTGGCGTTTTCCGGCCTACATGTTCCTGATGAACCTCTTCGTCATTCCCATCGCCCTCGCCGGCCTGCTGATGTACAACGGCGACACCCAGGGCGCCGACTACTTCGTTCTGACCCTGCCGCTCCAGTTCGGCCAGCCCTGGCTTGCCCTCCTCGTCTTCATCGGCGGCTTTTCCGCCTCGGCCGGGATGGTCATGGTCTCTTCGGTCGCTCTGGCGACCATGGTCCTCAACCACCTGGTCATGCCGCTGATCATCCGCATGAAGATCGAGGCCGCGGACATCTCCGGCCTGCTGATCATTATCAAGCGCCTCGCCATTATCGCCGTGATCTTTCTCGGCTACCTCTACTACTGGCTGCTCGGCGAATCCTACGCCCTGGTCAACATCGGCCTGATCTCCTTCATGGCCGCAACCCAGTTTGCACCGGGCCTGATCGGCGGCCTCTACTGGCGCCATGCCACCCGTGGCGGCGCCCTGACCGGGCTGATTCTCGGTTTCATCCTCTGGTTCTATACCCTGCTCGTTCCCTCCTTCGTCCGTTCCGGCTGGCTCGACCATTCGATTCTCGACCAGGGGCTGTTCGGGATTTCCTTTCTGCGCCCGCTCGAACTCTTCGGACTGACCGGTTTCGACATCTGGACCCACGCCCTCTTCTGGACCCTCCTCTTCAATGTCGGCGCCTTTCTCGCCATCTCCCTCCTCTCCGCAACCTCCCGTGCCGAGGCGGAGCAGGCGATCAAGTTCGTCGACGTTTTCGTCCCCCAGCGGGCACCGCTGCAGCGGGAGAGGATCAGCAAAGCCCCCTCGGTGATGGAATTCGTCGAACTGATGACCAAGTTCATCGGGGAAAAGCAGGCCCACACCGCCATCAGCCAGTACCTGGGAAATCGGGAGATCGACGAGCGGGGGAGCCTTTCCGAATACGAGCTGCCGAACCTCAAGCGTTTTACCGAACGGACCCTGGCCGGTTCCGTCGGCGCCGCCCCCGCCCGCATCATTATCGAAAACTACCTGGCGACCCGCGGCAGCCGCATGGAGGATGTTTTCGATATTTTCGGCTCGGTCACCTTAAGCCGCACTTCGAGCCGTGAGCAGCTCGGGGTCCTTTACGAATCGGCCCGCCTGGTCGCGAGCGGCGCCAATCTCCAGTCAATCCTCGACGACATCCTCCAGTTGCTGCAGCAGCAGTTCAAGTTTGACCTCGGCGTGATCCGCATTCTCGACGACGACCGCAACACCCTGGTGGTACAAAGCCAGGTCGGCATGAGCAGCGAGCATCTCGGCGAATCGGAACGGGACCTCAACATGGAGACCTATATCGGCGCCACCTACCTCACCAATTCGACGACGGTGGTCAATGATACCGACTTTATGGACAAGGCCTTTTCCGCGGTGATCATCCACCGCGAGGGGATCAAGTCCTTCGCCCACACCCCCATCGTCATCGAGGGACAGCCGATCGGCGTCCTGTCGGCCTTCTCCCGCACCTCCAAGGGGATGCTGACGGAAGAATTCATCGCCCTGTTCGAGAACCTCGCCGGGCTGATCGGCGTTGCCTGGCGCAACGCCCGGCAGACCGCCGGCCTGATTGCCGCCCGGGAACAGGAACGGGAACTGCAGATCGCCAAGAATATCCAGGTCAGCCTCCTCCCCGACCATACGCCCGATTTCCCCGGTATCAAGCTGGCCGGAATCTGTGTGCCCGCCAGCCAGGTCGGCGGCGACTACTACGACTTCCTCCCCCGTACTGACGGCCGAATCGACCTGGTTATCGCCGACGTCTCCGGCCACAACGTTGGCGCCGCCCTGATCATGGCCGAAACGCGCACCTTCATTCATGCCCGCACCACCGATTTTGGCGAGGTCCACCGGGTCATGGAAGAACTCAACGAGTTCTTTTACGCCGATCTCACCCGGGCGGAACTCTTCATCACCATGTTCTACTGCTCCTTCCACCCGGAGACCCACCGCCTGACCTACGCCAGCGCCGGTCACAACCGGCCGCTCCTCTGGCGCAGCAGCCGCGGCGCCTGCGATCGGCTCGATGCCGAGGGGATGATCTTCGGCATCAAGCGCCAGATTGTTTTCGAAGAAGAAGCCACCGACCTCGCGCCAGGAGATATACTCTTTCTGTACACCGACGGCGTGACCGAGGCGATGCATCCAGATTCGGGAGAACTTTTCGGCGAAGAACGCCTCTGTGAACTCCTGGCGGGTCTCAAGGACCTCCCCCCGGAGGGAATCATCGAGGAGGTTCTGCGCCAGGTCCGAACCTTCACCGGCCTGCACAGTTTCCAGGATGACGTTTCCCTGATCGTGATGAAGGTGGAGTAA
- a CDS encoding bifunctional aminoglycoside phosphotransferase/ATP-binding protein: MARSGEEGKPMEEAELHQQLLSREAWPGSRGRVVCRETHASRVYLVGDHVYKVKKPVNFGFLDFSTLEKRIHFCTEEVRLNDRFAPGTYLGVGELRLAAGRVQLGGAGERVEVAVIMRRLPRARMLEHLIARNASELPAAIELVGKRIAHLHETSPVARGPATADRNQVRANWEENFRQSEPFIPALLSERAATLARRYVADFFRENGALLVNRAKAGFVRDGHGDLHSAHICLTRPIRIFDCIEFNPRFRIADTSADLSFLLMDLEFLGRHDLAAALLAGYRKGGGPDPGPRPLVTFYKVYRAWVRGKVDGLLATAPAAEGRAREGGATLARRYFNLALGYLAPRRLLLTCGLMGSGKSTLAGTLARSLGAKVFRSDLVRKELAGTIGEETAALPFGAGIYGREMTRATYQRLFDLATESAQEGTVIIDAAFTDGEARRDFLARAAARGLAPLLLYCHCPEPEARRRLVARQQQGEDPSDGRPELYSRQAAGFAAPTAAEPCITVDTTRDVDYNVQLVICQLLDGTDPR; this comes from the coding sequence ATGGCCAGGTCTGGCGAGGAAGGGAAACCGATGGAGGAAGCGGAACTGCATCAGCAGCTGCTGAGCCGGGAAGCCTGGCCGGGGAGCCGGGGCCGGGTCGTGTGCCGGGAGACCCATGCCTCCCGCGTCTATCTCGTCGGCGACCACGTCTACAAGGTCAAGAAACCGGTCAATTTTGGCTTCCTCGACTTTTCCACCCTGGAGAAAAGAATTCACTTCTGCACCGAAGAGGTCCGCCTCAACGACCGCTTCGCTCCTGGCACCTACCTTGGCGTAGGCGAGTTGCGCCTCGCCGCGGGCCGGGTGCAGCTTGGCGGGGCCGGGGAACGCGTCGAAGTGGCAGTGATCATGCGCCGTTTGCCCCGGGCCCGCATGCTGGAACACCTGATCGCGCGCAATGCGAGCGAACTGCCGGCGGCCATCGAATTGGTGGGGAAGCGTATCGCCCATCTGCATGAAACCTCTCCCGTCGCGCGCGGGCCGGCAACGGCCGACCGCAACCAGGTCAGGGCCAACTGGGAAGAAAATTTTCGTCAGAGCGAGCCCTTCATTCCCGCCCTCCTCTCAGAGCGCGCGGCAACCTTGGCACGCCGCTATGTCGCGGACTTTTTCCGCGAGAACGGCGCTCTCCTCGTCAATCGGGCCAAAGCGGGCTTCGTTCGTGACGGCCACGGCGATCTGCACAGCGCCCACATCTGCCTGACCCGACCGATCCGGATCTTCGATTGCATCGAATTCAACCCCCGCTTTCGCATTGCCGACACGAGCGCGGATCTCTCCTTCCTGCTCATGGACCTCGAATTTCTCGGCCGTCATGACCTGGCCGCAGCCCTCCTCGCCGGATACCGCAAGGGGGGTGGTCCCGACCCCGGCCCGCGGCCGCTGGTGACCTTTTACAAGGTCTATCGTGCCTGGGTGAGGGGCAAGGTCGACGGCCTGCTGGCGACGGCGCCCGCGGCCGAGGGCCGGGCCCGGGAAGGGGGCGCAACCCTGGCCCGCCGCTATTTCAACCTCGCCCTCGGCTACCTCGCTCCCCGCCGCCTGTTGTTGACCTGCGGCCTGATGGGAAGCGGGAAATCGACCCTGGCCGGGACCCTCGCCCGCAGTCTCGGGGCGAAGGTCTTTCGCTCCGATCTGGTGCGCAAGGAGCTCGCCGGCACCATTGGTGAGGAGACGGCCGCCCTCCCCTTCGGCGCCGGGATATACGGGCGGGAAATGACCCGCGCCACCTACCAACGCCTCTTCGACCTGGCAACGGAATCGGCCCAAGAAGGAACTGTGATCATCGATGCCGCCTTTACCGACGGGGAAGCACGGCGGGATTTTCTCGCCCGGGCCGCCGCCCGGGGGCTCGCCCCCCTCCTGCTCTACTGCCACTGCCCGGAGCCGGAAGCCCGGCGGCGTCTGGTTGCACGCCAGCAGCAGGGGGAAGACCCTTCGGACGGGCGCCCTGAGCTCTATAGCCGTCAGGCCGCCGGGTTTGCCGCACCGACGGCGGCGGAGCCGTGCATTACGGTCGACACCACCCGGGATGTCGACTATAATGTGCAACTCGTCATCTGCCAGCTCCTCGATGGCACCGACCCCAGGTAG
- the sppA gene encoding signal peptide peptidase SppA, whose translation MKKRPFLMALLTLGAIFLFFLFLIVAVSGLRGPASGLALGDKVGVIEVLGVIADSRELTRQIVDFRNNESVKAVVLRVDSPGGGVGPSQEICEEVGKLAAVKPVVVSMGSVAASGGYYIAAPATRILANPGTITGSIGVIMEFANIEELLGKVGLRSEVVKSGAHKDIGSPTRTMTPADRAILQGMIDDVYDQFVNQIAHSRKLPLDQVKALADGRIFSGRQALAQGLVDELGNFQDAVAVAGQLAGLEGEPRLLYPPQKKPAFLDYLVEETTTRFAKGLTGAMSPGLQYLWTHSN comes from the coding sequence ATGGCCCTGTTGACTCTTGGTGCCATCTTTCTTTTTTTTCTGTTCCTGATTGTCGCGGTCTCCGGGCTGCGTGGGCCAGCGTCCGGTCTCGCCCTTGGCGATAAGGTCGGGGTTATCGAGGTGCTCGGGGTAATTGCCGATTCCCGGGAACTGACCCGGCAGATTGTCGATTTCCGCAATAACGAGTCGGTGAAGGCGGTCGTTCTGCGGGTCGATTCGCCCGGCGGTGGCGTCGGTCCTTCCCAGGAAATATGCGAAGAGGTCGGCAAACTGGCCGCCGTCAAACCGGTCGTGGTATCGATGGGGTCGGTGGCCGCTTCGGGTGGTTACTATATTGCGGCGCCGGCGACGCGGATCCTCGCCAATCCCGGGACCATTACCGGCAGTATCGGCGTCATCATGGAGTTTGCCAACATCGAAGAACTGTTGGGAAAAGTCGGGTTGCGCAGTGAAGTGGTCAAGAGCGGGGCGCACAAGGATATCGGTTCCCCGACGCGCACCATGACGCCGGCCGACCGGGCGATTCTGCAGGGGATGATTGACGATGTCTACGATCAGTTTGTCAACCAGATCGCCCATTCCCGCAAGCTCCCCCTCGACCAGGTGAAGGCCCTCGCCGACGGCAGGATTTTCAGTGGCCGCCAGGCTCTTGCCCAGGGGTTGGTGGACGAACTGGGAAACTTTCAGGATGCCGTTGCTGTCGCTGGTCAACTCGCCGGCCTGGAGGGCGAACCGCGCCTGCTCTATCCCCCGCAAAAGAAACCGGCGTTTCTCGATTACCTGGTGGAGGAGACGACCACCCGCTTTGCAAAAGGACTCACCGGGGCGATGTCGCCCGGTTTGCAATATCTCTGGACCCACTCGAATTAG
- a CDS encoding STAS domain-containing protein — MNLNIEEQGQVVRIDIREERLDAHNSGELKAEMLKLFDEGKSSIVIDLKDVRFVDSSGLGSLVSGFKNASARNGNLKLCGLQPQVKSMFELTRLHRVFEIFPAADEALASF; from the coding sequence ATGAATCTCAATATTGAGGAACAGGGGCAGGTGGTACGGATCGATATCAGGGAGGAACGCCTCGACGCTCACAATAGCGGCGAATTGAAGGCGGAGATGCTCAAGCTCTTTGACGAGGGGAAAAGCAGTATCGTCATCGACCTCAAGGATGTGCGCTTCGTCGATTCATCGGGCCTGGGCTCTCTCGTCTCCGGCTTCAAGAATGCAAGCGCGCGCAACGGTAATCTCAAACTGTGTGGCCTGCAACCGCAGGTCAAATCGATGTTCGAATTGACCAGGCTGCATCGGGTCTTCGAAATTTTCCCGGCGGCCGATGAGGCGCTGGCCAGTTTCTGA
- a CDS encoding RluA family pseudouridine synthase, with the protein MGAEIWRHTVAAEDSGLRLDQLLALRHGELSRTLARKLVELGGVHLEGRRVRKCGQLLQAGQKIELFRDEAPLEPFILGERHLLFRDQWLLAVAKPAGIETQPTPARYRGTLYAALLDFLHNPFRPLDRPSLGMVQRLDRETSGVMIFSIHPRAHKELTACFTAHRVEKIYLALVQGVVAADSGEFCSYLARSRHGNRVSSVPRGGKEAVTRFRVLERFPSATLVEVEILTGRTHQIRVHFAEAGHPLLGDRLYGKASGEPRRQMLHAFRLTLPHPLTGKLLALEAPLPADMAAVLEHLRSGEAIENLALS; encoded by the coding sequence GTGGGCGCTGAAATCTGGCGGCATACCGTAGCGGCCGAAGACTCCGGGCTGCGCCTCGACCAACTTCTCGCCCTGCGGCACGGGGAGCTCTCCCGCACCCTGGCGCGCAAACTGGTGGAACTGGGGGGGGTACACCTCGAAGGGCGGCGGGTGCGCAAGTGCGGGCAGCTTTTGCAGGCCGGTCAAAAAATCGAACTATTCCGGGATGAGGCTCCCCTGGAGCCCTTCATCCTCGGAGAGCGTCATCTCCTGTTCCGGGATCAATGGCTCCTTGCAGTGGCCAAGCCCGCCGGAATCGAAACCCAGCCGACGCCGGCCCGTTACCGCGGGACCCTGTACGCGGCGCTCCTCGATTTTCTGCACAACCCTTTTCGTCCCCTTGACCGTCCCTCCCTCGGCATGGTGCAACGTCTCGACCGTGAGACCTCCGGCGTCATGATCTTCTCCATTCATCCCCGTGCCCACAAGGAACTGACCGCCTGCTTCACCGCGCACCGGGTTGAAAAAATCTACCTGGCCCTGGTTCAGGGCGTTGTCGCCGCCGACAGCGGGGAATTCTGCAGCTATCTTGCCCGCAGCCGCCACGGCAACCGGGTCAGTTCCGTCCCCCGGGGGGGCAAAGAAGCCGTAACCCGGTTCCGGGTCCTGGAACGTTTTCCCAGCGCGACCCTGGTCGAGGTCGAAATCCTTACCGGGCGCACCCACCAGATCCGGGTTCACTTCGCCGAAGCCGGCCATCCCCTCCTCGGCGACCGCCTTTACGGTAAGGCGAGCGGGGAGCCCCGGCGCCAGATGCTCCACGCGTTCCGTCTCACCCTGCCGCATCCGCTAACCGGAAAGCTGCTGGCTCTTGAGGCGCCGCTGCCGGCGGATATGGCGGCCGTTCTCGAGCACCTTCGCAGCGGCGAAGCGATCGAAAACCTGGCACTCTCCTGA
- a CDS encoding ATP-binding protein, which translates to MAENIEVDIKVPNQTRYLGLIGKIGEDIARTLKRYRGDREELAYQMNLVLTEAMTNAIRHANEDDPAREVHITISILNRTLSIKVYDQGQGFDVTTLPSPDFKGLNEHGRGVYIIRSIMDTVSYRRHNGGHVLEMTKLLQ; encoded by the coding sequence ATGGCGGAAAACATCGAGGTCGATATCAAGGTGCCGAACCAGACCCGTTACCTGGGCCTGATCGGCAAGATTGGCGAGGATATCGCCCGAACCCTGAAACGTTATCGGGGGGACCGGGAAGAGTTGGCTTACCAGATGAATCTGGTGCTGACGGAAGCCATGACCAACGCCATCCGCCATGCCAACGAGGATGACCCGGCACGGGAAGTCCATATCACCATCAGCATTCTCAACCGCACCCTCTCGATCAAAGTCTATGACCAGGGGCAGGGATTCGACGTGACAACCCTGCCCAGCCCTGACTTCAAGGGGCTTAACGAACATGGCCGGGGGGTCTACATTATCCGCTCAATCATGGATACGGTCTCCTACCGCCGGCATAATGGTGGCCATGTCCTGGAAATGACCAAACTCCTCCAGTAA
- the lgt gene encoding prolipoprotein diacylglyceryl transferase, with amino-acid sequence MPYPQIDPIIFRLGPLAVRWYGMMYLLGFVGSYFNIRYLARRRNLQLGDDQLSDLLFWGVCGVILGGRLGYTLFYNAEFYFRHPLQIFRIWEGGMSFHGGMIGVVTALAIFCMRRKLPPLLVGDIVAAATPIGLGLGRIGNFINGELWGRVSDLPWTMVFPGAGPLPRHPSQLYEAVLEGPLLWLILWYLHRRQVRPGIPMASFFLGYGAFRFLVEFFRQPDAQLGFLWGGATMGQLLSLPMIIGGLVGLLWLGKQRGGAG; translated from the coding sequence ATCCCTTATCCACAGATCGACCCGATTATCTTCCGCCTCGGCCCCCTCGCCGTACGCTGGTACGGCATGATGTATCTGCTCGGTTTTGTCGGCAGTTACTTCAATATCCGCTACCTGGCCCGGCGCCGCAACCTGCAGCTGGGGGACGACCAGCTGTCGGACCTGCTCTTCTGGGGGGTCTGCGGGGTCATTCTCGGCGGGCGTCTTGGCTATACCCTCTTCTATAACGCCGAGTTCTATTTTCGCCACCCCCTGCAGATCTTCCGCATCTGGGAAGGAGGGATGAGTTTCCACGGCGGGATGATCGGCGTGGTGACCGCTCTCGCCATTTTCTGTATGCGCCGGAAATTGCCACCGTTGCTGGTGGGCGATATCGTTGCCGCCGCGACCCCGATCGGGCTCGGTCTCGGACGGATCGGCAATTTCATCAATGGTGAACTCTGGGGGCGGGTGAGCGATCTCCCCTGGACGATGGTCTTTCCCGGCGCCGGCCCCCTGCCGCGTCACCCCAGCCAGCTCTACGAGGCGGTCCTGGAAGGCCCCCTGCTCTGGCTTATTCTCTGGTATCTGCACCGTCGCCAGGTTCGCCCCGGAATTCCCATGGCCAGCTTTTTCCTTGGCTACGGGGCCTTCCGTTTCCTGGTCGAGTTTTTTCGGCAGCCTGACGCCCAGCTCGGGTTCTTGTGGGGGGGGGCGACCATGGGGCAACTTCTCTCACTGCCAATGATAATTGGCGGCCTGGTCGGACTTCTCTGGCTCGGGAAACAACGGGGAGGCGCCGGATGA